AGATATTCAATTCTTCAATCGGAGATTGAAAATTAAGGTTAGGGTAAACGATACTATGTTGTAAACTTAACAAACTAAAAACCGCTTCTACACTCGCTGCAGCAGCTAATGTATGACCCGTATATGGTTTAGTTGAACTAAAAATAGGTACATCTTCTCCAAAGATTCTTTTCAAAGCTCTACCTTCTGTTATATCATTGTTGTTTGTAGCTGTACCATGAACATTGATATAATCGATATTCTTTGGTTGAATATTCGCGGTTTCAAATGCTTTTTTCATCGCTAAATACGCTCCTTCTCCATTTTCAGAAGATGCAGTTTGATGAAATGCATCATTGGCATTACCTGAACCGATCAAATAACCAAAGATTTTTTTGTTTGATTTTTGAGCTAATTCATCTGATTCTAAAACCAAATAAGCTGCGGCTTCTCCAAGGTTTAAACCTTTACGATTTTTATCAAAAGGTTGATTAAACTCGTCGCTTAAAATCATTAAACTTTTAAATCCATTGATTGTAAATTTAGACAAAGCGTCAGTCCCACCTACAATCACACGATCCAATTTCCCTGAATTAATCAAACGAGCACCATACATAATCGCATTTGCAGCTGAAGAACATGCAGTACTAATCGTCGAAACAAAACCTTTTAAACCAATCTCGTTTGCAATTTGATTCGTTGTTGCTCCTGCATCA
This portion of the Empedobacter stercoris genome encodes:
- a CDS encoding beta-ketoacyl-[acyl-carrier-protein] synthase family protein; amino-acid sequence: MTKKVAITGIGIISAIGKNVEENFDSLIHQKHGLSRLKNVESIHQNEIFVGEIKLSNDELATFLNLSSDNNFSRTAMLGLVAVKEALKKAKIEDVNEVRTGLISSTSVGGMDRTENYFLDFENLLDQQKYIMSHDAGATTNQIANEIGLKGFVSTISTACSSAANAIMYGARLINSGKLDRVIVGGTDALSKFTINGFKSLMILSDEFNQPFDKNRKGLNLGEAAAYLVLESDELAQKSNKKIFGYLIGSGNANDAFHQTASSENGEGAYLAMKKAFETANIQPKNIDYINVHGTATNNNDITEGRALKRIFGEDVPIFSSTKPYTGHTLAAAASVEAVFSLLSLQHSIVYPNLNFQSPIEELNIFPSTEVKNKDIQCVLSNSFGFGGNCSTLIFSKS